The following proteins come from a genomic window of Deltaproteobacteria bacterium:
- a CDS encoding hydrogenase iron-sulfur subunit yields MDKKLGVYVCKGCGIGDAINVEALSEAIEGLDVTPHLFKDVPVLCSKEGVDTIKADIEGEGINAVVVAACSPRVLYDVFDFPGCLLERVNLREGVTWCQPPGEEDTQMMANDYLRLGITKISKSELPEPFKPEEEISKRIMVVGGGMAGLTAALEGAKAGYEVVLVEKEAELGGWKAKFYKEFSAPYNDIHDLSVTSLIQQVQGHDKIKVYTASEIDKTAGGPGLYSVDIKSNGGSAQEKIGAIVMATGWKPYDPSNLEHLGYGKFKNVVTNIQMEEMAKAGKIVRPSDGGPVKKVGFIQCAGSRDPERLPYCSAVCCLATMKQATYLKQMDADSQAYVVYKDIRTPMQTEDLYRKVQRDGAVFIRGEVESVSEQGGSLVIEAMDVLLNDKVRLEELDLVVLATGMVPTSMPAEIPKKEMPAEGGGTELREVAPDSGFFSTPALRLQYRQGPEIPTLKYGFPDSHFVCFPYETRRTGIYAAGVAHRPMDSTQAKSDAAGAMLKAIQVVEATAVGAAVHPRSGDMTYPDFFMQRCTQCKRCTEECPFGAINEDEKGNPLPNPTRCRRCGVCMGACPERIISFKNYSVGMIGSMIKSIHIPEEDEEKPRAVVLVCENDAYPALDMAGLQKLRYSPFVRVIPMRCLGGLNLVWIADALSRGVDGILLLGCRHGDDYQCHFIKGSELATTRLSKVAETLNRLALESERVKVEEVSIADAHRIPEILNEFMETLEGIGPNPYKGW; encoded by the coding sequence ATGGACAAGAAACTGGGCGTTTACGTATGTAAGGGCTGCGGCATCGGAGACGCTATTAACGTCGAGGCTCTGTCCGAGGCCATCGAAGGTCTCGATGTCACCCCGCATTTATTTAAGGATGTGCCCGTACTTTGCAGCAAAGAAGGCGTGGACACAATCAAGGCCGACATCGAGGGAGAAGGCATTAACGCGGTGGTCGTCGCCGCATGCTCGCCCCGGGTATTGTACGACGTTTTTGATTTCCCGGGGTGTCTGCTCGAGCGGGTGAATCTGCGGGAAGGCGTGACATGGTGCCAGCCTCCGGGCGAAGAAGACACCCAAATGATGGCGAATGACTACTTGCGCCTCGGCATTACCAAAATCTCCAAATCCGAACTTCCGGAGCCGTTCAAGCCGGAAGAAGAGATATCGAAACGTATCATGGTGGTTGGCGGCGGCATGGCCGGCCTGACGGCGGCTCTTGAAGGCGCCAAAGCCGGTTACGAAGTCGTGCTGGTGGAAAAAGAGGCCGAGCTGGGAGGTTGGAAGGCAAAGTTTTACAAAGAATTCTCCGCTCCCTACAACGACATCCATGATCTTTCCGTCACGTCCCTGATCCAACAGGTTCAGGGCCATGACAAGATTAAGGTATATACGGCTTCCGAGATCGACAAAACCGCCGGCGGCCCGGGTCTGTACAGCGTGGACATCAAGTCCAACGGCGGTTCCGCGCAGGAAAAAATCGGCGCTATTGTAATGGCCACCGGATGGAAACCGTACGATCCGTCCAATCTCGAGCACCTGGGATACGGTAAATTCAAGAACGTAGTGACCAACATCCAGATGGAAGAGATGGCCAAAGCCGGGAAGATCGTCCGTCCTTCCGACGGCGGACCGGTAAAAAAGGTGGGGTTCATCCAATGTGCGGGCTCGAGGGATCCCGAACGGCTGCCCTACTGCTCCGCCGTGTGTTGTCTGGCTACCATGAAGCAGGCGACGTATCTGAAGCAGATGGATGCCGACAGCCAGGCTTACGTGGTCTATAAGGATATACGGACACCGATGCAGACGGAGGATTTGTACCGGAAGGTCCAAAGAGACGGCGCCGTCTTCATTCGAGGAGAGGTCGAGAGTGTTTCCGAGCAAGGTGGTTCTCTGGTCATAGAGGCCATGGATGTGCTGCTGAATGACAAGGTGCGTCTCGAGGAGCTGGATCTTGTGGTGCTGGCCACGGGAATGGTTCCCACCTCCATGCCTGCAGAAATACCTAAGAAGGAGATGCCGGCCGAAGGCGGCGGAACCGAGCTTAGAGAAGTCGCTCCGGATTCGGGTTTTTTCTCGACACCGGCGCTTCGTCTCCAGTACCGGCAGGGTCCCGAAATCCCGACGTTGAAATACGGTTTTCCGGACTCGCATTTTGTCTGCTTCCCTTACGAAACTCGCCGAACGGGTATCTATGCCGCAGGTGTGGCTCATCGTCCGATGGACAGTACCCAGGCCAAGAGCGACGCCGCTGGAGCCATGCTCAAGGCCATCCAGGTGGTGGAGGCCACGGCTGTCGGCGCCGCGGTTCATCCGCGGTCCGGCGACATGACCTATCCCGACTTCTTCATGCAGCGTTGCACCCAGTGTAAACGATGTACGGAAGAATGCCCCTTCGGCGCCATAAACGAAGACGAAAAGGGCAACCCTCTTCCGAATCCCACACGCTGCAGGCGTTGTGGAGTTTGCATGGGCGCCTGTCCGGAACGAATCATTTCCTTTAAGAACTATTCTGTCGGCATGATCGGCTCGATGATCAAGTCCATCCACATTCCTGAAGAAGATGAGGAAAAACCGAGGGCGGTGGTGCTGGTGTGCGAAAACGATGCCTACCCTGCGCTGGACATGGCCGGTCTTCAGAAACTCCGATACAGCCCCTTTGTTCGCGTGATTCCCATGCGTTGCCTGGGCGGACTGAATCTGGTGTGGATCGCCGATGCGCTCTCGAGAGGCGTGGACGGGATTCTGCTGTTGGGATGCCGCCACGGCGACGACTATCAGTGTCACTTCATAAAAGGAAGCGAGCTGGCGACGACCCGGTTGTCCAAAGTTGCTGAAACGCTGAATCGACTGGCCCTCGAGTCTGAACGAGTGAAGGTTGAAGAGGTTTCCATTGCGGACGCTCACCGGATTCCCGAGATTTTGAATGAGTTTATGGAGACCCTGGAAGGGATAGGACCCAACCCGTACAAAGGTTGGTAA